The window TATATAAAGGGTCCATTAGAGAGTCAAAAAAAGGCATTCAAgaacaaagaaataaaaaatcttttcTTGAAACCCAAGTTTCGAAACCCTAGTTGACGCAACTAGGTTTCTTTATCGTCTTCTTCACAATTTCGTGTGCTCTAATCATTCCGATAGGATTCAAATCCTATCACAATGCAAATAACATGAGGCTCCAAAACCTTCCGAGGATTAGTATATCCATCTTTATTGTTCTTATACACAACATGGATGATTCTTtccaaattcaatattttcataaGGATTTCCCTTGGTATGTTGCAAGACGCCTTCAAATATTCGTCGTTGCTATCCTTCAAAACTACGAATATGGCCCCTTTGGCCCCTCTTCAGATTTCCCAATGAGTGTATATATGATGCTGCGATCGATAAGTTGATGAACCAACATTTGAGATATTTAGTAAAAGATTACATAGAATAACATTGTATGAGTCATCTACGCCTATGAAATGAGAAAGTTGTTACTTTCTATTATTGCCACTAATAAAATACACGTGCAcgaataaaaacataaaatactactcctggTAAATCTTGTGACTAAACCTTGATGGGGTCGACTAGCAATGCAATAATATGAGGCTCAAAAACCTTATGGGGATGAGTATATCCATCTTCATTGTTCTTGTATACAACATCGAGTACTCGTtccaaattcaatattttcataaGAATATCCTTTGATATATAGCAAGACTCCTTTAAATATTCCTTGTTGCTATCCTTCCACGCATTCATAGACATTTCCCAAAATTTAGCCTTGGCTTCTTCTTTTGTCACACCTTTCTCCTTCATATAGCTGTCAATGCCAGTAGCAACTTGACCTCTCTCCTTCTCTACctaaacaaaccaaaatatttcatcataAGTATGAGAGTTATAGTGCATGCCACATGATTTCCAGGGGATGCCGCAGTCCCATTAGATTGATTGAaccaagagaaaaaaatgaaaccaaaatttgatagATCAAACCCTTCTTTCTTGAATCtcaattatttcttaaaatcaaatttgccCCTCAAAAACATTTCccagaaaaatcaatttttgtcTGGGACTGTTTCATAGGTTGTGTGCAAATTTCAAGGCATTACGAGATACAAGacatttttttggcaaaacaACATCAATCTTGGAACGACATTTCATGCATACCTCATAACTAGCAGCATCATCAACCAATCGACATATTGTGAGTGCGGCCACAAGCATTTTAGGCTTCTTACTTAGCCATTCGAAGTCTTCTTTTCGAGCAGATCCCATTCCCAGGATAGAAGAGGTGGTGAGGTAACAGTAGGAGCTGGTAATGAGAGCATTGCTTAGGTATTCCTCAAATGGTGGCAAGTATCCCTTTATGAACCACTTCGCCTCAACAAGATAGCTCCTCACCAGTTCCTTTAGCTACGGATGTTTAATCAAATTCGATTAGAATACACTTTTAAAATTACTACAAAAAATTTCTTTGAAGAATTAAGGCCCATGAATCATACTGCTTCAATGACATAGTATACTGCGTAGGATCGTCCTTCCCCAGCTAATTCTTCCTCGAATTGCTTAAAGAGTTCTAAAAGAGCTTTGTAGAGAGGCCTCATATACTCGGGGAGTCGAGGAATTTCTCTATCATCCCACCTAAGAAAGCAAGAAATTATGTTATAAATCCTTGTTGTGATTAATATCGAGGATTACTGAAGCGTAACTGAATCAGGTAGGATCGATGCACACAGCTTTTTATGCCTCACGACGAGCTAGGTTTAGCATTTACCTGTGTATTGCCTCACTGAAAAGCTCGAGTTCCTCGATCGTACCATAAGAATCATAGGTGTCATCTATTAGAGATATCATAGGCATAGCCTTGGCCAGCATGATACGAGCACGAGAATATTGTGGCTCATGGCACACTCCCAGCGCCCAAAAGTAACACTCCACCACTCTATTTCTTGCATAACTAAGTTTTGAGATAAGCCTTGTTTCTTTCCACCacctatgtatatatacataaataaggATCAttttctatacatatatatcgAATTCAAGTTAATTTTTTAGGTTGGAAATATGTTACCTTGAGATTTGACTGAGCTCTTCTTTGTGAATAATTTGCAGTAAGTTAAAGTCTATCTTGGCGAATTTCATTAgggtttcaatttttttctcctcttCTTCGTACACGGAGATGAACCTGCGTGCTTCAACTCTCGGAATGTTGAAATGCAGGGGCTGCACGAGGGCATACACAACTTGTTCCTTGAGGGGCGATCCGAGGTTTGGCACCATGGATTTGAGAGTGTCCGTAGTAAACGCAAGCGCATCATCTAGTATGGTTTCTCCGCGTGTTCTCAGATGCGAAGCTTCATACAAACCCAGCAAGCCCTTTGCATCACTCTTGAGGCCCTCCTCGAATTTTCCCTCCACATCCACCCATTTACCAaatatttcttgaaaattttcagATTAATCAGTTATTGGCCAattaaaaacaagaaatgatTCAATGAATATATGTACCAGAAGGTATAGGATGGCCGTGCTGCCTGAACAATCGAAAATGGAGAGAAACAGTGTACAAGTCATAGGCTTCATCATCCTGATAATTGGTATTGAGATGGAAATAATGTTGCAATATCTCTTCGATCTCGTTCTCAAAATGATAGGCGACGCCAAGGCGCTCAATGGTGTCGATCAGATTCATGGTGTCAATCATTTTGGTATCTGGAGCTGTTAGCATACTTCTCACatcatttttcaattcttCAACTGTCTTGGAATACTTTTCTTTCACCTACAATGCCAAATAATTATAACCCCACAAGTACAAAAGGTTCAAAATTAAGTCTCCTTAATTGATAGGTAAATTActaaattgaaagaaaaaaaaaagaagagtgtGTGGACATGCATACATTGGAGTCAGAAATGTAATTGATGAAGCGATCACCCCACAAGCTGGGGGAGAAGTTGGCCTCAGGACGATGATACAAACTGTTCGAATTTACAGTAGacatttatgtatatatgtctAAAAATCCTAAACTTGGGTTGAGTAGTTGTTGATGATAAAATACTCATATATATAGGCAGCTGgtcaatcaatatttttttgtctctGTATTAATTAGCTAAGAAGCACtgctttaatataaaataaatatattaccaTAATTATTAAAACCATCCCCAACCTACatatgtagtagtagtactatgtaGTAAGTTTATAGAACAGATTCTAGTTGAAAATTTTCCCAACCCCAACGACGTACGTTAATTACCTAtgtattagtagtactatatgtaAGTTTATAAGTTTTACTGTAATATATAGAAACATTTTTTGCAAAGATATGAAATGCTAGTTCTTACATGTTAAAGTTTATATAACGACCTCCAtcttaattaagttaattgaAACCTTTTTTTGGAACGagaattacaaaattaattttagtgagttaaataaattataaaccaaagtaaataaattaaataagttaagATAGAACTATAATATGAGAAATTAAAAGGTACttgtaaagatattttcaCTTATCTTGAGATGTCtcaatataaaaatgcataaaaatataatatcatttgacaTTCAATTTATCCATCCATAGGAGTAATTAGTACGTGTTGTATATATAGAGCGGCTGTAGAATTGATGAGACTGTAGAGTTGTTCAACCCTGtttaaatccaattaattttcataacaATTTTAGGGATTGCTAGTTTAGCACAACatttaattcaattgaatacTCATGACATAGCTTGAGAACAGAATGGCTGGAGGAATCAATACACATAATTTCTAGTCATGCCCACTAAAGTGATAACCACTCCAGCATAACCACTGAACCACATATACCAAACGACGTCACTTGACATCTCTTCTTCTACCCAAAacaattttgtttatgttttgaatAGTAGAAAgccattttttctttccttttctttttcaacatttttttttcttttttacgttttttagtttttcaataataaaatataaaattaatagtactagtaattacgATTATTTAGCAATTAATTTCCATCAGAgtatttctcttttccttACATTTGTTATCTTGTTATGCTAATAATTAAAacggggagtgttatattgctaactcaatgcttaattgctaactacaactcaataatagccattagatattaaaattaaaggtctatcattaaccacaaaatgtcaatacgataaaaaaaaacgtcaataaggctataggattaattccaataaaaatcaataggggtattaatgtcaagttagttataactaacttttaaaagaaatcccaaaactttaaattcatataacatatatcaaattaaagataattttataaggatttcaacgatatactacatgcatatgttccgacgtcaaaatttgaaaaaaaaaatctagaattttcatatttttcgtacacaggctaatgtcaatacagctaagataatatgtcaatataaagcatatacaatgtcaatcctaaatttgtgttgacattctcaaagcattgtgttgatattttcgaaacactatattgacattttcatccaaaaccctaatttggcatttttttaaaattttttttatttaattaataaaaacaaaaattacatgtggcaaattgtagaccacacgttttttaaaatcatgtggccttaaattagttatagttagcaattaaatgatgagttagcaattaatcactcccctaattaaaacaatatcTACTTTTGTGGAGTGATTGTTAActaaattttactttcttagataattatattcatatttttcatacgactatttattatcaatatctttcatttttatttcattgaagtcattttaatattagaggaattattaaaataaaaaaaaattgtagatTTGTAGTAAGCAGTTTCCTAAATACTTGAAATATCTTACTCTTACCGAAAATGCACATCGATATTCTAATTTGGCGTAGTGA is drawn from Salvia hispanica cultivar TCC Black 2014 chromosome 6, UniMelb_Shisp_WGS_1.0, whole genome shotgun sequence and contains these coding sequences:
- the LOC125196536 gene encoding germacrene A synthase-like, producing MSTVNSNSLYHRPEANFSPSLWGDRFINYISDSNVKEKYSKTVEELKNDVRSMLTAPDTKMIDTMNLIDTIERLGVAYHFENEIEEILQHYFHLNTNYQDDEAYDLYTVSLHFRLFRQHGHPIPSEIFGKWVDVEGKFEEGLKSDAKGLLGLYEASHLRTRGETILDDALAFTTDTLKSMVPNLGSPLKEQVVYALVQPLHFNIPRVEARRFISVYEEEEKKIETLMKFAKIDFNLLQIIHKEELSQISRWWKETRLISKLSYARNRVVECYFWALGVCHEPQYSRARIMLAKAMPMISLIDDTYDSYGTIEELELFSEAIHRWDDREIPRLPEYMRPLYKALLELFKQFEEELAGEGRSYAVYYVIEALKELVRSYLVEAKWFIKGYLPPFEEYLSNALITSSYCYLTTSSILGMGSARKEDFEWLSKKPKMLVAALTICRLVDDAASYEVEKERGQVATGIDSYMKEKGVTKEEAKAKFWEMSMNAWKDSNKEYLKESCYISKDILMKILNLERVLDVVYKNNEDGYTHPHKVFEPHIIALLVDPIKV